A region from the Candidatus Omnitrophota bacterium genome encodes:
- a CDS encoding alpha/beta hydrolase has translation MIVLEVAFLAIFWTWVACAILFLRNTLMPRLPLTMTPESFGMAAETIRFPATDRLELEGWNIPGQPAQPWIILCHGLGSNRSDLLEIAAGLHRAGFNLFLFDFRGHGGSRGRTTSFGLTEQRDVEGALAALGQRGEIPAAPYGIYGISMGGSVALMVAAQDERLGAIAVDSPYTNLNSSISRHVHLMYPWLPRVPFDWMIAATYRMRFGLWPQQLSPEASAAQLGPRPLLLIQGGADPRMPPEEATRLFEQSSNPKELWVIPHAGHLEGYTMDPAAYVKRLVIFFESHLKRTR, from the coding sequence GTGATTGTCCTCGAAGTCGCCTTCTTGGCCATCTTTTGGACGTGGGTGGCATGCGCCATCCTGTTTCTCCGGAATACCCTCATGCCGCGGCTGCCGTTGACCATGACCCCTGAGTCCTTCGGCATGGCCGCTGAAACGATCCGGTTTCCCGCAACCGACCGCCTAGAGCTTGAAGGCTGGAACATTCCCGGCCAGCCTGCTCAACCGTGGATCATTCTCTGTCATGGGCTCGGCTCAAACCGATCCGACCTGCTCGAGATCGCCGCGGGCTTGCATCGCGCCGGCTTCAATCTCTTCCTCTTTGATTTCCGCGGCCATGGCGGAAGCCGAGGCCGGACGACCTCATTCGGATTGACCGAGCAGCGGGATGTGGAAGGAGCGCTGGCCGCTCTTGGACAGCGCGGCGAGATTCCGGCAGCCCCCTATGGGATCTACGGCATTTCCATGGGCGGCTCCGTCGCCCTTATGGTGGCCGCTCAGGATGAACGGCTTGGGGCGATCGCTGTCGACAGTCCCTACACGAATCTGAATTCCTCCATCAGCCGCCATGTCCACTTGATGTATCCCTGGCTGCCTAGAGTGCCATTTGACTGGATGATCGCCGCCACCTACCGGATGCGCTTTGGCCTCTGGCCGCAGCAGCTCTCTCCAGAAGCCAGTGCAGCACAGCTTGGCCCGCGACCACTCTTGCTGATCCAGGGCGGCGCAGACCCCAGGATGCCGCCGGAGGAGGCCACGCGGCTCTTTGAACAATCCTCAAACCCGAAAGAGCTCTGGGTCATTCCTCACGCAGGCCATTTAGAGGGCTACACGATGGATCCCGCAGCCTACGTGAAACGCCTGGTCATATTTTTTGAATCGCATCTCAAGCGAACCCGTTGA
- the metG gene encoding methionine--tRNA ligase subunit beta yields the protein MDEAGKSPTPAQPQPATPVGLLSIDDFKKLQLRVGIVTSAQDHPNADRLLILSVDIGEPTPRQLIAGIRGSYQAADLIGKHVVVVANLKPAMLRGVESQGMVLAASDSASIILVAPERPIAAGSQVK from the coding sequence ATGGATGAAGCAGGGAAGAGCCCAACGCCAGCTCAACCTCAGCCGGCAACGCCTGTCGGCCTGCTGTCTATTGACGACTTTAAGAAGCTCCAGCTTCGCGTCGGAATCGTCACATCAGCGCAGGACCATCCGAACGCCGACCGGCTGCTAATCCTCTCGGTTGACATCGGCGAACCCACCCCGCGGCAGCTCATCGCCGGCATTCGAGGCTCCTATCAGGCAGCGGATCTCATCGGCAAGCACGTCGTCGTCGTGGCGAATTTGAAACCGGCGATGCTGCGCGGTGTCGAAAGCCAAGGGATGGTGTTGGCGGCCTCGGATAGCGCTTCGATTATTCTGGTCGCTCCTGAGCGGCCGATCGCGGCCGGCAGCCAAGTCAAATAA
- a CDS encoding 4Fe-4S binding protein — protein sequence MAATTAAPRKGRPKALINPDSCTGCEVCIAVCPVDCISKQPGPEHAGVNATCIIDQPKCIGCFLCEKICPWDAITMVPPQDPPHG from the coding sequence ATGGCGGCGACCACCGCCGCCCCGAGGAAAGGCCGCCCCAAAGCCCTCATCAATCCGGATAGCTGCACCGGCTGCGAAGTGTGCATCGCCGTCTGCCCGGTCGATTGCATCAGTAAACAGCCTGGCCCGGAGCATGCAGGGGTGAACGCCACGTGCATCATCGATCAACCGAAGTGCATCGGCTGCTTCCTGTGCGAGAAGATTTGCCCGTGGGACGCGATTACCATGGTGCCACCCCAGGATCCCCCTCATGGATGA